A segment of the Gossypium hirsutum isolate 1008001.06 chromosome D10, Gossypium_hirsutum_v2.1, whole genome shotgun sequence genome:
TCATGGCGTCTGGAGGAGGAAGCGGCGGTGGAGGTGTGGAGTGGCACGTTAGGCCTCCGAATCCCAAAAATCCAATCGTCTTTTTCGATATAACCATCGGTTCCATCCCCGCCGGTCGTATCAAAATGGAACTCTTCGCTGATATCGCTCCTAAAACTGCCGAAAATTTCAGGTCTTTCTATTTCTTCACCCCCCATTTTCTACGAttattttgtacttttagaattttctgtttgaagtttgaagttttcCCCATTTGCAGACAACTATGCACCGGCGAATATAGGTTCTTTTCCCCACCGAAACTTAATTATCTGTATCTGCGTGATTCATTCCTAGTTGCCCATTTTTATTAATTGGATTGATATCAGGAAAGCAGGGCTGCCTGTTGGTTACAAGGGTTGCCAATTTCATAGGGTTATTAAAGATTTTATGATTCAAGCTGGAGATTTTCTTAAGGTTGGTAATTTTATTATTAGCATTAGTATTAGATATTAGAGCTTTCATTTTGCATTTATAATCTTAGCTAATCTGCTCAGTCATGTTAGTCATTGAGTACCCAGAATCAGCTTCTCGAGTTTCTTATAGACTATGAATTTTTCATTTGTTTCGGTATATCGATTTCGAGTAGATGATTGAAGTCTTCGTCTTGCTTTTCTTATGTTCTTCATTGAATGCCCTTAGCTTAAATGTCTGAGCCAATATTCCTATGAAGGATAGCTTTTGCCCCTAAAATGGAGGGCAGTGGTTGCCAAAGTACTGATATTTCAATAGCTTCGaccagtatttttattttttaagtgtaAAACGATGAACAGCAGTTTAAAAATTGTTGTCGATAACATAAAACTATTGAGATCAATTTGCTCCAATGTTATATAATCGTTACATTAAAATCTTGCCTTGCAGGGTGATGGTAGTGGATGTACTTCCATATATGGCCATAAGTTTGAAGATGAAAATTTCATTGCCAAGCACACTGGTCCTGGGCTTCTATCAATGGTATGCTGTTTTCTATATAATGTTTGAGTAGCTACACGCACATATGTGAAACATTCGCACATTTGTTGCTTTAACTCTTTGTTTTTTCTTGAAATACCCGTGTCTGGCACATATTTGGACATGACTATCCAAATACTttgaaaaacttataaaaaaacaGAACACATACTTGTATCTTACATTGACACCCAAGTCTGGGAGACGAAGTCTCACAATGGAGGGAGAAAGAGAGAAATATACCGTTGACCAGTACAGGTACTAGGATATGGAAAACTTCAGTGAAATTCTACTAAAGCTATATATTGTTTTACCTTTTATGTTGCAGGCAAACAGTGGTCCAAATACCAATGGTTGTCAGGTAACCTACTCAATTTCTATTTCTTGCTTGTCTACACACACACACATCTGCTATCTGATGCATGTAAAAAGAAATGCCGATTTCCATTAATGCACACAGTATGAGTAATGCTATTTTTACCATATCCATGCGTAGAGACATTTCTCTGTCCGCAAGTTTCCAGTTAGGTGAATTGGGATTTGATGGAAGTATTGTTGTCACAAACTCTTCGAGCACGTCTAGTATGGTTGTCTACTGTTATGAACTATCGCTTATATTGATTTTGGTCTTTATTGACTGCAGTTTTTTATCACGTGCGCGAAATGTGAGTGGCTTGATAATAAGCATGTTGTATTTGGGGTATGTTCTCTAACCTTTTAGTGCAGAGTACATCCGGATTTTGGATTTCCCCAATTTTTGAAAGTCGAATAATATTCATAGAAATGACGAGGAATTATTTCGTCCATGATCATGCAGAGGGTGCTTGGAGATAGTCTTCTTGTTGTTCGGAAGATCGAGAATGTGGCTACAGGACCAAACAACCGGCCGAAACTACCATGCATTATAGCTGAGTGTGGGGAAATGTAAAACTTGTAATTCATTTAACGCATTTGCTGAGGAAGACTACCCATAAATGAAATTGccgtaaaatttttttttaaacaatctcattataggtcttaattattttttttcttttttgaggcAATATCTAGAACTACCTTTAGTCATTTCCCAATCcataaataggaaaaaaatgCATTTCAGTGCATTTGAACTCGCATCCTCTTATATTAACAACAGTGCCTATATCAATCAAGTTTTAATAAAACTTATTTACTCTAAGATCCATTTCcctcaaaaaaattcaattataattaatgagatttaaacattaaaattgatATCAAACCTTCAAATCATATGAGCTTTGATTATGAATATTGCatactatttttatataattgtttgTATCTCAAAATATTCTATACTTTGACATTTAGTTTttatactaaaataatttaaatttaagttgtttcacctttttcaatttaaaaatcttgatataaattttgacattattaatatttattccCAAAAAAATGTATTGAACGGATTGAATGATATATTGAGCTAATTAATCTTTTATAatggtattttatttttaaaaaatatttttaaactaaattagatgtatttataaatgatttatttatgtaatttatgtaataaaaagAATGAGTTTAAGTTGGGTTTAAACCGGGTTTAGAGTTAAGACTGAAAATCTTAACTAAACCCCGGCTCAAAACCTCAGTCCATCTATTATCTATGGACTAATCTACTGCTATTAAACGGCAGCGTTTGGGCTTCTGGAGTCTTCACATTGATAATAGGTGTACTAAGTTCATTTCCTCCCACATTATCCCTCTCACCTTCTGACTCAAGAGTCACTGAACGAGTCGAGTTCGAACTCAGATTACCCAAAATGGCATTCACATTGAGGAGTGTGAAAGTACCgcccaactcaacgagtttggaagAAGCAAGGAGCCGGGTCTTCGATTTCTTCAGAAAAGCTTGTCGATCAATCCCCACTATTATGGATATCTATAACCTAGACGACGTCGTCACCAAATCCGAGCTCCGTTCTTCCATCTCCTCCGAGATCCGTAAGAACTCTCATGTTACTAACCCTAAGGTCTGTTCCCCTATCTCTCCGTTTTagatcctttttatttaatttactttttgatttgTTAAACTTTTGGGAAATTGTATCTTTCCTAGGGTTAGGAAAATATTGTATTGCTTGCACTTAATTTctggaaataaataaaatttatagctAATTTGAATTaagagaaattgaaataatgaaaaataagatTATTCAAGGAATGGTCATTATCCTATTGAAATCTGAGTTTAATCTAAGCTTAGTTGATGTAGGATTGTGATGGAAAAGgttggatatttttatttttttattgttttggggAAGTAGTTTCGATTTCGATGTCTTTATATTTAACGGGAATGCTAAATTATGCTTTTGAATCAGATTTATTTCATGAGTTGCCTTCATTTTGCTCTATCCTCTGATCAAGAGGGGGACTGGAAATGAGATTTAAGAAGAGCTTTATTGATGGTATATTTTCGAAGATTAATTTGGAGAATACTGATGAGTTtttctgaaatgaaatgtttGGATTAAACTGGGATTTCAATAGCTTCGTGAACAATTGTTCTAGTATTGTCTTTTTTACTTTCTTGTGCTTTATGTACCAATTACTCTGGCTTGATCCGTATGTTGCTACAAAGTCGTAAATGGAACAGTTTAGAATTGTTTTGAATGTACATTGATGTAATCTTTCGATAAGCTGTTTTGAGTTTGAAGTCCTTTGAATGGCATGGAGAAAGCTAAGGTTTAACCCTCTTGTTTTTTCAGCTTGAATAATTCTTGTACTCTAGCCAGATGATACAGTGGCTGTTGATGGTGAATGAGGATTATTTTGCATATCAAAATGAACCATTTGTATTAATCATATATAATTTGTGCTGcaaataaaaattattgtttttcaCATTGAGAATGAGGTTTAAAGCTTATTTTGGGGTGGTTTCTATGGAAATTGATCAATCAAACCTGCTTCTAGTGTATAAATGGTATTGCAGGTTTTCTCTAGAGAAACTGATGACGTATTTAATGCTATAAGAGTTCTACTTTTTATTATGTTTGTTTTTTCTCTCCATATATTTTAAGGATCCTTGGAAGGTCATATCGTATACCCTTGTTTGGATATGTGTTAGAACATGGTATCGGACATGGATGCTTGAAGAAAAATGAATTGATGGATTCCATGTGTTCTATTGGAAAGTTCTCTGCTTCTTGTATTCCTCAAGTAGAAGTCTTCAATAAATGTTTTAGTTGCAATAATCTAGTGGGCAGCAGTTCTGAGTGATGTTTTACCCTGAAAATGAATTTGTTATTATCTCATTAGCTACCTAACACATAGAGTTAATAGTTTTCATCACACTTTAGGAACTGCATCTAACTCATAGGAGGTGGTGACATTATAGTTGAATGTAGAAGAGCCACATTGGTGGATATTTGATTTATTTCCCAGAAATACTTTACAATACTTTATGCATTCTCTTTTACTGCCTTGTTGGTAACCTGTAATTGTTTGGCAGAGCTGCCTTGTTCCTGATGATAATTCAATGGCATTTTGATAAATTGGTCTATAGTTTTTATATCTTCTGTTTATGGATGAGTTGTATAGGTATTGGAATTATGAGAAAGATTCTTTACATTGCAAAATGTTTGGCTGCAGGTAATTGATTTGCTGCTGTTTAAGGGTATGGAAGAGCTGAACAACATTGTTGAACATGCAAAGCAACGGCACCACATTATCGGGCAGTATGTGCTGGGTCGTCAAGGGCTTGCACAGGATTTGGACACCAAGGATGAAGGCACGTCTGAGTTCCTCAAGAATTTCTATAAAAGCAACTACTTTTAAACATTCCGCTTTCATGGACAGCTTCTAGAGATTTGCTTTCGAGCTTTTGACTTCCTTCATAATAATGTTCCTATCCGTGCCTATTGGTTCTGTAATTCCATCGAATTTTTCTCGTGTTGGTTTTCAGTAATTTGGTGAAATGCATAAGTGAATTCTGGTGAATTGCTGATCAGGATAGTGTATTATATTGCCAAATCAAACTTGGCGTTTTTCTCGGTCATTTGCCAGTGCAACACAATCAGTTAAATTAGAAACAGAAGACTTTGGAATAACTATTTTAAACCCTTCTTAACAGTTTAATACCATTTGCATGAATAAGCAATCAAATTAAACGGAGAAAACAATTGTAATTTGCAGAgatattattactattaacaATATTAGTTTTGTTTTCATCGGAAATTAAATGAGCTTTATAACGCACTAAAGCGAACAGCAGGTTCTGCAGCTTGCAGAGtcttctatttctattttttcaatcGCTCATCTTCTTCTCTATCCTTTCCAAGCACTTGCTTTCTCTCACTTCTCTATATCCCTGATAACATCTTGCAATCTCGGGCTTGTAATTTGTTAAAGGATTCACCTCATAAACGCATGGTGTTGATTCAGGAACTGAAACAAAAACTGTTGCTGATGAATATGGTTGATGGTGTTGGGGTTATCCTCGGCCTCTGTAGTGGTTCCATAGTTGCAAGGTAAATGTTAATCCCTGCAAGCGCATTCTCTATCATTAATAATGTGCACAACTATAACATCTCTTGCCTCTTTTCCCTCAATTGAATCATACAGTGGTTTTTTGTGCAAGTCTAAGAACAAAACCTTAGAAATGAAGACAATAACTCTTGTTAAGGGGTCTATTGCCTCAAAAGCGGATGACAATTCAAAGGCTTTTCTCAGGCGAGCTCTAACCTCCTCTTAACAGTACCtttactctttttattttttattttgcctATTTTAATTTGTATCTAAACTTGACAACTagatttgtttttattgttacacttatattttaataaaatttaatgacgtgacattttaaaattatgcCACCTTGTActatataaaatttatcaaaaatggTTGAATTTGGGACTATTTTGATGAGTCATGTGATATGAAAGGCCCTGGTAAACGAGTCAAGTTGTTGGGAGAAGACCAGGCTCAAACCGATTACAAATTTGACTTGGCTGATTGGAATTTGAGTAGGTAAAGTCGACTTTTAGCCCAAGTAACCTGAAATAATGCAACACCAGAATTAGTATGAAGTATTATGGACATGggatcaagaaaaagaaaaaaagaaaaagcaagaaggaCCAGTTTTAAGAGCAGCTTAATGAAGTAGCCTCGTTCCACATCATCTTCTCCTGCATGGTTCATCCCATAACATAATAACATTGTGTGGTTCatacaatttcaattttttttaaatataacaggtttttaaaagttatgataagattttcaaaaaataaaaaaattataaaattttatgatttttgaatataGCTAATTAAACCCAAATAATGTAATAATAGCTAAAATACCTATCATCTTCTCAAGTTGGTTCCTTTCATCTAAATCCAATGCCACTTGAATTCAaccaaaaactgaaaaaaaaaaacatgtaatttataaaaaaaaattcaagaacttcaaaaattaaaatagaaaatgtaAATCAACTTTGAGTTGTGTTCTGGTTGCTGGAATTCAATGTCGGTAAATGGTTAGTCAACATCGGTCAACTTTCGATCATTGCTAGTCAACGTCAATCCATGTCCGGTCATACTGACTATCAACTAATAGTCAGGCAATTGATAAGTCTCACATTTAAAGTTATTTTAGACTAGTTTTCACAACATTTTAAGTGTAATTCTAGCTTTTTGGTTGGGTTTTagtagattttataatttttggattaattatgtttcattcatattttgtttattttccatcatttttagaattaatttagacTTAATTGTAATTCCCTTGTTTCcgaaaaataaattataacataGATATCaagaaaatggtaaaaaaaaaaaaagtcttccGCTTCATCAGACCAAAATAGTGTTGGTGAAGAAAATTTGGCAGCAAATAATCTGCTCCACTGAACTTAATTGCTGGATGGAGTGCAAcaataaaaaccccaaattcaaggattttgtgattaaaaacttttagaagaaaagaaagaaacataaTTCAATTGGAGGCGCAAAGGAAATTCTTTCATACCAAGAAAAACTTTAAGCCTGTGGAATATTTGGAGAGTCTCGCGcaaatttttcatctattttctctctatcttctttcttttatttattttttattgatgttCAATTCACGatgaattaaactttatttttttggaATGATGATACATCATAATCTCAATTAGTCGATTGTTTTTCTCTTCAATTAAATTtatctatgtttaattatttattcaatcaTTTGTGTTTGGCCAACAAATTATATTAACTGGATAGTATTAacttgtcatagaagagaaacttacaattgtattaattgaattaattccAATAGCATAGATGAATGAGTCAATTTGCGGCTATGATACTAATATACCTAATGCCTTAATCAGTCCAATAGATTTTTGCTTAATGAATTAACCCATGTGTCTAGCATAGGAATATAATTAGTGGAGAAGATGAAATAACTTATCAAGATATTGAAAGAATTTAGTTAATACTAGTGAATCATGAGTTGGTAATTACATAGATTTAAGAATTAAATGAGAAATAGTTGAATAATTAGATTAGATGAAGTAGGAATTCTAAGTTCTTAATACGATTGAGTAAATTCCAAAGTTTTCATTGTCATGAACTTAGTAGTTAACCTTCTATTATTTgctcaatttaattttaataataaccatttttattgatttggatTAGTTAAAAGTGAATAGTTAATACTTAGCTTAGAAGTTAGTCTTCGTGGAAATAATCTCATAttttcactttattacttgatatatatttgtatttagaATTTTAATCATCATTAACATTGATCAACGATACCAATTTTCTAGTCAACAACTGTCTATTTTGGTCAAagctctaaaaaaattaaattaattttttaaaaaaattttgaacttgttttagaatatattttttaaatttaagatttttatcGTAGTCTtttaaatttcttatataattttttaaaaatattttgtacttCTTtgaaatctttataatttttttatttttatatttttatgggattttattatttttaaaacttttttgaattatttataattattgttgaGGGGAGAAAAAAGTTAGGAGCTTGGCTGATGGTTCACATCGTGGTGTGCAGAGAGCTGTAAGAAAGATGTTAGGATGCCTTTAGTTGAATTGTGAAGGTAGAAGGAGAAGAAGACACCTCCCTAAAGTTAGATTGTTGGTGCGTGgggataaaaataaactttaataaattAACGAAGGCATCAAGGCGTGTAGCAATGTCACTTTCTTTAAGGTCATTCTATTCGCTCCACCTATATATAGTGTGCAAAAGAGTTACCGACAAATAAACATCGATGATACAATGAAGCCTAATGACTATCTACGTTTTGCACTCACAAAAACAATCCATTGAGTGTTGAGTGGAGCATAACAAggatatcaatttctataaagaatttctgcAATAATTCTTTATAAAACAATCTAAGAATATAAAATATGGTGAGAGATAAAAAAAGAAACCTTTTTTATGTTTCCGAGTGTATCCAACAAATGAAATTCCTCTTCTATTTATAGGAGGTCTTATGTTTCTTTATAGGGACACAATTATCCAAACGAATAGTCATATATTTAACCacaaacataattattcaataggTATTTGGTGTGTCATCGAAAGCACCAAAAAAACCTGTCCCTATGAAATAACGAAAAAAacagtataagggaagtagggtcaaatcctcaggaaCTGGATTGCTACTTCTTGTTCCTCAAAATCCTAGACatagtcgtgcccaagaaaaacgTCTGACCTGggaaaaatagaattaaaaatatggacgagttgaatttatataaattaaaattgcaATTGTAAAAAGAAACAGAGTTAAGGAAAGGGTTTCTTCGATTTAAGGGATTCCAGCCTCTAGTTATCTCGATCCTCCTTGGGTTCAATCTtaggcttttaggtgatcctttTTATGACtgaataagctagttatagtggaagaggatgcctacgaccaccaaCTCCACTTAAATATTAGCCTTACGATTtagaggaacctgactctagccaaccgtcacttttgtgggaccgtcttacactagatcatcattCCTCATGGCGAATGCCACGCCATTTCGTCTATTGGGCTTGACAACCTCTGACGCGGTAAATTaatgaaccgactgtgcaaccttcccaaaacatacaaagcaacCGTTCCttgcacaagatgaaaagatTACTTTTGGAAGGATATTGATGGAAGCGTCAGTTCTATAGTGCgaagaaatgatgaatactcgtTGGGAAGACTAAGTGCAGATTTTAAGTCTCATGAACCCCTTTTTTTGAGGAATCTCGATAACCTTTGACTAGATGTGTTTAGTGTCTCAAGTTTTTTAGGAAAAAGAACACAAGTTTAATGGAAAGGAATTTTattggaaaatgaaataaaaaggaacAAAAAGGCTAGAGCCTCAGGGGAAGGAGTTTTTACAAAAAATGATGAGTGAATATTcatgtcactccatcccctatttatagtacataaaaaacctaattttttttcctatttaaactctagaagataataaaagataaaatttgaaattaaatctaaacaatatcataataatcctaacaataatcctaaaaataaaattcaaatttaaataaagtcttatgttcaTAAATATCTTCTTTGAATTTTTACCCCAAGTCTTTCACACTtgtatttttggcaccacttcttCCCTATTTCGCATGTTGACccattttgtctttaaattcacatgttttgcccgaaattttcttttaccttcaatttagtcattacaAGATAAAAACCCATAAAAAGCttaaattagtaggatcatactcaaaatatatatgtaattaacacaaaagtatgtcattttagagtattatcatattccccctacttagcccatgcttgccctcatgTATGGTTCCTATCCCACTATGTAATTTAGATTTTACCATGAAAGAAGTatcactccaaagttttataaaaattaggcataatgcatattaaaataaagaaaacatttagcttgctttaagtaaaaccgAAAAAGTACTCCAACTTaaacacacaaaaattaaatcgacttggattatttcatgaaaattagatAATCTACTAAACTTTCCAGGACACCTTACTTCTTCTATCCTTGATTCCCAAAtgcaattctttttcttttctttgtttttttcttaagaatGTATTGgcccttttgacgcgaagagggATGACAAACCAAACACCTCACCCCGGTTACTTAGCCCAACACACtcctattttatatatatatattggttaagAATGTTTTGGCCCTTTTGACGCGAAGTGGGAAGACAACCtaagcaccccaccccggttactcagcccaacacactcttaattttttttttgtttaattccgGTTAGTGGAGTTTTACGTAACACATCACTCAACCTTTTTACGCGAAGTAAGATGACAACCAAGTACCTTACCCCGCTTACCCCGGTTACTCAATCAGTCACATTTTAAACTGTTCTCATAACCACGGAATCATcagatttcattttattttattctttaatgaaacaaaactttaattttagaagactaggaaaaacaatcaagtgtcaaaaataagttttggcAATTACCTATCAgtcatgaaaataaatttagcatACATTTGTATTAAATGTCCTCTTTGCATTTAAACTTAATCGATTTTAATATAAGCAGTATAAGATTAATttcattaatcataattattttagcctaatagaaataaaacagtggagatgaaaTCAATATAGCAAAATCATAACTAACTCAGTAGACAAAAATCATACTTGCAGGTCAAACAGTGGGTAATTCTTAGTcaaaatcttgggcatgaaaagggGCAAGATATACTAAAAAAAAATTGTGGGCAAAAACAAACACAAGGCAGCAACAACAGTAACACAACAGAAGTAACAACATATAAAATAGCAGAAATAATGAGGAATATCTCCTCCTACTTAAAtcacattgccctcaatgtaaaaAATAATCTTAACAAATATGATGAAAAAGAAAGGGTTTAGAACACTCTCCATGTTGTTTTTATTACTGTTTTTGCCACCCAtttccaaatttaattttttgttccCTCGATTCTCTTGGATATaagaagaaatataaaatttattaacatgcaagaaaataaagaaaataaaataaaaaatatataagaaaaatgaaattggGTTGCCTCTCAACACGCGCTTGTTTGACGTCGTTAGCTTGACGACCCAACTAGTATTGGGGCAGTTCCAgattaattttttcaattgtaTGGGCTTGAAAATTCTCTTTTCTTACCACATCTAACATATTTGAGTTCAATTGTCTTTGCGCCTTTTGCTTTGGTTTCATATTTTCCTCTAAGAAAATCTTATGTGTGCATATCAATGGGATAATCCTTTTTAAGTCAGCAATGGTCTCATCATTCTCCAAAAATGCGCACTTGAGATGCTTAGGAAGTGGTTTTAATTCCAGATCTGGTGTCTGCACAACAAAAGGTGAAACTTTAGTGTTCAA
Coding sequences within it:
- the LOC107915169 gene encoding NADH dehydrogenase [ubiquinone] 1 alpha subcomplex subunit 6 — translated: MAFTLRSVKVPPNSTSLEEARSRVFDFFRKACRSIPTIMDIYNLDDVVTKSELRSSISSEIRKNSHVTNPKVIDLLLFKGMEELNNIVEHAKQRHHIIGQYVLGRQGLAQDLDTKDEGTSEFLKNFYKSNYF
- the LOC107915167 gene encoding peptidyl-prolyl cis-trans isomerase CYP22, coding for MASGGGSGGGGVEWHVRPPNPKNPIVFFDITIGSIPAGRIKMELFADIAPKTAENFRQLCTGEYRKAGLPVGYKGCQFHRVIKDFMIQAGDFLKGDGSGCTSIYGHKFEDENFIAKHTGPGLLSMANSGPNTNGCQFFITCAKCEWLDNKHVVFGRVLGDSLLVVRKIENVATGPNNRPKLPCIIAECGEM